In a genomic window of Urocitellus parryii isolate mUroPar1 chromosome 11, mUroPar1.hap1, whole genome shotgun sequence:
- the Zmym1 gene encoding zinc finger MYM-type protein 1 isoform X3, which produces MKGQPSDGEHKTMALQLERLVEIKTEPDNTQEYCQAQQPKTQENELKINTTFSDSASQLTTGVQLSLASSGINKMLPSVSTTTVQVSCCGCKKILQKGQTAYQRKGSTQLFCSTPCIIEHISSASSPASAKRTCSNCTKDILNQKDMISVQLEDNTTSKHFCSQSCLSSYEEKRKPFVTVCTNSILTKCNMCQKTTIIQYEVKYQKVKHSLCSNDCFSKFHSANNFIMNCCENCGAYCYTSSSLFHILQMEGQSHYFNSSKNITPYKQKPAKILTSFPCKSLKPSDEMIEITNDLGKTEIFCSVNCFSAYNKAKVESSTANVSMTHDTSMEHLSPKKDPIPVISNIVSLADNPVALPIMDIDVLQGTVSSVTTNVITDISKSSPNESSNGVANRVEQPRLLPSSSVLSQHTFGASIEVQKDKVSNQDPMCNMNSVKISDGLCHPKFTAKVQKVKGKSQNTRKPWHSPFQHVENSVKKDMTFCYSCQLFCQKNFSYRGESFVTQGTSNWKKTLEKFRKHEKSEMHLNSLQFWRKYQFCDEAVSDNLSINSNQIEGNKKYLKLIIENILFFGKQCLPLGANDQSISSINKGNFLELLEIRAKDKGEEMFRLMSSQVDFYNSTQIQSDIIEIIKTEMLQDIVNEINISSAFSIICDETTDSVTKEQLSICVRYPQKTSKSILIKERFLGFVNIEKMTGTHLHRNIKTYLQQIGVDFNKICGQSYDSTTNLRVKFNKIAAEFRKEEPRALYIHCYAHFLDLAVIRFCKEVKELRCALNTLSSLFNTIHMSGEMLANFQNIFKLSQNKTCKKHVSQSCWTVHDRTLLSVIDNLPEVIETLEFVSSHSSNTSLADELSDLLALVSKFEFIFCLKLLYRVLSVTGILSKELQSETIDIFSLSSKIEAILECLSSERNDVYFQTIWDGAEEICKKITSKGFEVEKPYLQRRRKIQKTIDLDNSDSMFPTSTEEQYKINIYYQGLDTVLQNLKLCFSEIDYCKMKQISELLFKWNEPLNEATAKHIQEFYQLDADIIPELRFYRHYAKLNFVIDYDSITFVNLGSLFIQHGLHNSIPCISKLLYIALSWPITSPTAENSFSILPRLKTYLFHNMGEEKFSGLALMAIEQELVNKLMEPERLNGIVEKFISQMKNI; this is translated from the exons ATGAAAGGACAACCTTCAGATGGTGAACATAAGACAATGGCATTACAGCTGGAGCGGCTAGTTGAAATTAAGACAGAACCTGACAATACTcaa gaATATTGTCAAGCCCAACAACCCAAAACTCAGGAGAatgaactgaaaataaatactacaTTTTCAGACAGTG catCACAGTTGACTACAGGAGTTCAGCTTTCTCTGGCGTCATCTGGCATAAATAAAATGCTTCCTTCAGTTTCAACCACAACTGTTCAGGTTTCCTGTTGTGGTTGTAAAAAAATCCTCCAGAAGGGGCAAACTGCTTATCAGAGGAAAGGGTCTACTCAGCTTTTCTGCTCTACCCCTTGCATCATAGAACATATTTCATCTGCCAGTTCACCAGCTTCTGCCAAAAGAACTTGCTCAAACTGCACAAA agacatttTAAATCAGAAGGATATGATCAGTGTTCAGCTGGAAGATAATACTactagcaaacatttttgcagCCAGTCTTGTCTTTCCtcatatgaagaaaaaagaaaaccatttgtTACTGTGTGTACTAATAGCATTTTGACCAAGTGTAATATGTGTCAGAAGACAACCATT ATTCAATATGAAGTAAAATACCAGAAAGTGAAACATAGCCTTTGCAGTAATGACTGCTTTTCAAAGTTTCACTCTGCTAACAATTTTATCATGAACTGTTGTGAGAACTGTGGCGCTTACTGTTACACCAGCTCTAGTCTATTCCACATACTCCAAATGGAAGGACAGTCTCATTATTTTAATAGTTCAAAGAATATTACACCATATAAGCAG AAACCAGCCAAAATACTTACATCTTTTCCTTGCAAATCATTGAAGCCATCAGATGAAATGATTGAGATTACTAATGACTTGGGGAAGACAGAGATTTTCTGTTCTGTTAATTGTTTTTCTGCATATAATAAAGCTAAGGTGGAATCTTCTACAG caaatgTTTCCATGACACATGATACTTCAATGGAGCACCTTTCTCCAAAGAAAGATCCAATTCCAGTTATTAGCAATATAGTATCATTAGCAGATAATCCTGTTGCCTTGCCCATCATGGACATTGATGTCTTACAAG GTACAGTTTCTTCAGTAACGACAAATGTCATTACAGAC ATCTCTAAGAGTTCACCCAATGAATCAAGTAATGGTGTTGCTAATAGAGTGGAACAGCCAAGACTTTTGCCATCTTCATCAGTACTCAGTCAGCACACATTTGGTGCCAGTATAGAAGTACAGAAAGATAAAGTGTCAAACCAAGATCCTATGTGCAATATGAACTCTGTGAAAATAAGTGATGGACTGTGTCACCCAAAATTTACAGCCAAAGTACAAAAAGTTAAAGGTAAATCACAAAATACTAGGAAACCTTGGCATTCACCTTTTCAGCATGTGGAAAACAGTGTTAAAAAAGATATGACATTCTGTTATTCGTGTCAGTTGTTCTGCCAAAAAAATTTTAGCTATAGAGGAGAGTCATTTGTAACCCAAGGAACTTCTAATTGGAAAAAAACTCTGGAGAAATTCAGAAAGCATGAAAAAAGTGAAATGCATTTGAATTCATTGCAGTTTTGGAGGAAATACCAGTTTTGTGATGAAGCTGTTAGTGATAATTTATCTATTAATTCAAATCAGATTGAGGGAAATAAAAAGTACCTAAAgcttataatagaaaatattttattttttggaaagcaGTGTTTACCCTTAGGAGCAAATGACCAgtctatttcatccatcaataaaGGCAATTTTTTAGAATTGTTAGAAATCAGAGCAAAagataaaggagaagaaatgttTCGACTGATGAGTTCACAAGTTGACTTCTATAATAGTACACAAATTCAAAGTgatattattgaaataataaagaCTGAAATGTTAcaggatattgtgaatgagatCAATATCTCCTCAGCTTTTTCAATAATATGTGATGAGACAACTGATAGTGTCACAAAAGAGCAACTTTCAATTTGTGTAAGATACCCACAAAAAACATCAAAGTCTATCTTAATTAAAGAAAGATTCTTGGGTTTCGTCAATATTGAAAAGATGACTGGGACCCATTTACATAGGAATATCAAAACTTATCTGCAGCAAATTGGAGTcgattttaataaaatatgtggcCAGTCCTATGACAGTACCACTAATTTGAgggtaaaatttaataaaattgcaGCAGAATTCAGGAAAGAAGAGCCTAGAGCTTTATATATACATTGTTATGCACATTTTTTAGATTTAGCAGTAATTAGGTTTTGTAAAGAAGTAAAAGAACTCCGCTGTGCTCTAAATACTCTCAGTTCTTTGTTCAACACTATTCATATGTCTGGGGAAATGTTGgcaaattttcaaaacatttttaagctAAGTCAAAACAAGACATGCAAAAAACATGTATCACAGTCATGCTGGACAGTCCACGATCGTACATTGTTATCTGTGATTGACAATCTTCCAGAGGTTATTGAAACACTGGAGTTTGTATCAAGCCATTCCTCAAATACAAGTTTGGCTGATGAATTGAGTGACTTGTTGGCACTGGTTTCCAAATTTGAATTTATCTTTTGTTTGAAATTACTTTATCGAGTGTTAAGTGTTACAGGAATTCTTTCCAAAGAGCTTCAAAGTGAAACCATAgacattttttctttgtcttcaaaaATAGAAGCAATTTTGGAATGTTTATCATCTGAAAGAAATGATGTATATTTTCAAACTATCTGGGATGGAGCAGaggaaatatgtaaaaaaataaccAGTAAAGGTTTTGAAGTTGAAAAACCTTATCTTCAGAGAAGACgaaaaattcagaaaactatAGATCTTGACAATTCAGATAGTATGTTTCCTACTTCAACAGAAGAACAATATAAGATTAATATTTATTACCAAGGACTGGATACTGTATTAcaaaatttaaagttatgtttTTCAGAGATCGATTATTGCAAAATGAAGCAGATTTCAGAACTACTATTTAAATGGAACGAACCATTAAATGAAGCAACAGCCAAACATATTCAAGAATTTTATCAGCTTGATGCAGACATTATCCCTGAACTTAGATTTTATCGGCACTATGCAAAACTCAACTTTGTCATAGATTATGATTCCATCACCTTTGTCAATCTTGGCTCTTTGTTTATTCAGCATGGTCTTCATAATAGTATTCCTTGCATCTCAAAGTTGTTATATATTGCTTTGTCTTGGCCAATTACTTCACCAACTGCTGAAAACTCCTTTTCTATATTGCCTCgtcttaaaacatatttatttcataacatGGGAGAAGAGAAATTTAGTGGCCTTGCCCTAATGGCTATTGAGCAGGAATTAGTAAATAAACTAATGGAGCCTGAGAGACTTAATGGGATTGTAGAAAAGTTTATCagtcaaatgaaaaatatataa
- the Zmym1 gene encoding zinc finger MYM-type protein 1 isoform X2: MISVQLEDNTTSKHFCSQSCLSSYEEKRKPFVTVCTNSILTKCNMCQKTTIKPAKILTSFPCKSLKPSDEMIEITNDLGKTEIFCSVNCFSAYNKAKVESSTANVSMTHDTSMEHLSPKKDPIPVISNIVSLADNPVALPIMDIDVLQGTVSSVTTNVITDISKSSPNESSNGVANRVEQPRLLPSSSVLSQHTFGASIEVQKDKVSNQDPMCNMNSVKISDGLCHPKFTAKVQKVKGKSQNTRKPWHSPFQHVENSVKKDMTFCYSCQLFCQKNFSYRGESFVTQGTSNWKKTLEKFRKHEKSEMHLNSLQFWRKYQFCDEAVSDNLSINSNQIEGNKKYLKLIIENILFFGKQCLPLGANDQSISSINKGNFLELLEIRAKDKGEEMFRLMSSQVDFYNSTQIQSDIIEIIKTEMLQDIVNEINISSAFSIICDETTDSVTKEQLSICVRYPQKTSKSILIKERFLGFVNIEKMTGTHLHRNIKTYLQQIGVDFNKICGQSYDSTTNLRVKFNKIAAEFRKEEPRALYIHCYAHFLDLAVIRFCKEVKELRCALNTLSSLFNTIHMSGEMLANFQNIFKLSQNKTCKKHVSQSCWTVHDRTLLSVIDNLPEVIETLEFVSSHSSNTSLADELSDLLALVSKFEFIFCLKLLYRVLSVTGILSKELQSETIDIFSLSSKIEAILECLSSERNDVYFQTIWDGAEEICKKITSKGFEVEKPYLQRRRKIQKTIDLDNSDSMFPTSTEEQYKINIYYQGLDTVLQNLKLCFSEIDYCKMKQISELLFKWNEPLNEATAKHIQEFYQLDADIIPELRFYRHYAKLNFVIDYDSITFVNLGSLFIQHGLHNSIPCISKLLYIALSWPITSPTAENSFSILPRLKTYLFHNMGEEKFSGLALMAIEQELVNKLMEPERLNGIVEKFISQMKNI, from the exons ATGATCAGTGTTCAGCTGGAAGATAATACTactagcaaacatttttgcagCCAGTCTTGTCTTTCCtcatatgaagaaaaaagaaaaccatttgtTACTGTGTGTACTAATAGCATTTTGACCAAGTGTAATATGTGTCAGAAGACAACCATT AAACCAGCCAAAATACTTACATCTTTTCCTTGCAAATCATTGAAGCCATCAGATGAAATGATTGAGATTACTAATGACTTGGGGAAGACAGAGATTTTCTGTTCTGTTAATTGTTTTTCTGCATATAATAAAGCTAAGGTGGAATCTTCTACAG caaatgTTTCCATGACACATGATACTTCAATGGAGCACCTTTCTCCAAAGAAAGATCCAATTCCAGTTATTAGCAATATAGTATCATTAGCAGATAATCCTGTTGCCTTGCCCATCATGGACATTGATGTCTTACAAG GTACAGTTTCTTCAGTAACGACAAATGTCATTACAGAC ATCTCTAAGAGTTCACCCAATGAATCAAGTAATGGTGTTGCTAATAGAGTGGAACAGCCAAGACTTTTGCCATCTTCATCAGTACTCAGTCAGCACACATTTGGTGCCAGTATAGAAGTACAGAAAGATAAAGTGTCAAACCAAGATCCTATGTGCAATATGAACTCTGTGAAAATAAGTGATGGACTGTGTCACCCAAAATTTACAGCCAAAGTACAAAAAGTTAAAGGTAAATCACAAAATACTAGGAAACCTTGGCATTCACCTTTTCAGCATGTGGAAAACAGTGTTAAAAAAGATATGACATTCTGTTATTCGTGTCAGTTGTTCTGCCAAAAAAATTTTAGCTATAGAGGAGAGTCATTTGTAACCCAAGGAACTTCTAATTGGAAAAAAACTCTGGAGAAATTCAGAAAGCATGAAAAAAGTGAAATGCATTTGAATTCATTGCAGTTTTGGAGGAAATACCAGTTTTGTGATGAAGCTGTTAGTGATAATTTATCTATTAATTCAAATCAGATTGAGGGAAATAAAAAGTACCTAAAgcttataatagaaaatattttattttttggaaagcaGTGTTTACCCTTAGGAGCAAATGACCAgtctatttcatccatcaataaaGGCAATTTTTTAGAATTGTTAGAAATCAGAGCAAAagataaaggagaagaaatgttTCGACTGATGAGTTCACAAGTTGACTTCTATAATAGTACACAAATTCAAAGTgatattattgaaataataaagaCTGAAATGTTAcaggatattgtgaatgagatCAATATCTCCTCAGCTTTTTCAATAATATGTGATGAGACAACTGATAGTGTCACAAAAGAGCAACTTTCAATTTGTGTAAGATACCCACAAAAAACATCAAAGTCTATCTTAATTAAAGAAAGATTCTTGGGTTTCGTCAATATTGAAAAGATGACTGGGACCCATTTACATAGGAATATCAAAACTTATCTGCAGCAAATTGGAGTcgattttaataaaatatgtggcCAGTCCTATGACAGTACCACTAATTTGAgggtaaaatttaataaaattgcaGCAGAATTCAGGAAAGAAGAGCCTAGAGCTTTATATATACATTGTTATGCACATTTTTTAGATTTAGCAGTAATTAGGTTTTGTAAAGAAGTAAAAGAACTCCGCTGTGCTCTAAATACTCTCAGTTCTTTGTTCAACACTATTCATATGTCTGGGGAAATGTTGgcaaattttcaaaacatttttaagctAAGTCAAAACAAGACATGCAAAAAACATGTATCACAGTCATGCTGGACAGTCCACGATCGTACATTGTTATCTGTGATTGACAATCTTCCAGAGGTTATTGAAACACTGGAGTTTGTATCAAGCCATTCCTCAAATACAAGTTTGGCTGATGAATTGAGTGACTTGTTGGCACTGGTTTCCAAATTTGAATTTATCTTTTGTTTGAAATTACTTTATCGAGTGTTAAGTGTTACAGGAATTCTTTCCAAAGAGCTTCAAAGTGAAACCATAgacattttttctttgtcttcaaaaATAGAAGCAATTTTGGAATGTTTATCATCTGAAAGAAATGATGTATATTTTCAAACTATCTGGGATGGAGCAGaggaaatatgtaaaaaaataaccAGTAAAGGTTTTGAAGTTGAAAAACCTTATCTTCAGAGAAGACgaaaaattcagaaaactatAGATCTTGACAATTCAGATAGTATGTTTCCTACTTCAACAGAAGAACAATATAAGATTAATATTTATTACCAAGGACTGGATACTGTATTAcaaaatttaaagttatgtttTTCAGAGATCGATTATTGCAAAATGAAGCAGATTTCAGAACTACTATTTAAATGGAACGAACCATTAAATGAAGCAACAGCCAAACATATTCAAGAATTTTATCAGCTTGATGCAGACATTATCCCTGAACTTAGATTTTATCGGCACTATGCAAAACTCAACTTTGTCATAGATTATGATTCCATCACCTTTGTCAATCTTGGCTCTTTGTTTATTCAGCATGGTCTTCATAATAGTATTCCTTGCATCTCAAAGTTGTTATATATTGCTTTGTCTTGGCCAATTACTTCACCAACTGCTGAAAACTCCTTTTCTATATTGCCTCgtcttaaaacatatttatttcataacatGGGAGAAGAGAAATTTAGTGGCCTTGCCCTAATGGCTATTGAGCAGGAATTAGTAAATAAACTAATGGAGCCTGAGAGACTTAATGGGATTGTAGAAAAGTTTATCagtcaaatgaaaaatatataa
- the Zmym1 gene encoding zinc finger MYM-type protein 1 isoform X1: MKGQPSDGEHKTMALQLERLVEIKTEPDNTQEYCQAQQPKTQENELKINTTFSDSASQLTTGVQLSLASSGINKMLPSVSTTTVQVSCCGCKKILQKGQTAYQRKGSTQLFCSTPCIIEHISSASSPASAKRTCSNCTKDILNQKDMISVQLEDNTTSKHFCSQSCLSSYEEKRKPFVTVCTNSILTKCNMCQKTTIKPAKILTSFPCKSLKPSDEMIEITNDLGKTEIFCSVNCFSAYNKAKVESSTANVSMTHDTSMEHLSPKKDPIPVISNIVSLADNPVALPIMDIDVLQGTVSSVTTNVITDISKSSPNESSNGVANRVEQPRLLPSSSVLSQHTFGASIEVQKDKVSNQDPMCNMNSVKISDGLCHPKFTAKVQKVKGKSQNTRKPWHSPFQHVENSVKKDMTFCYSCQLFCQKNFSYRGESFVTQGTSNWKKTLEKFRKHEKSEMHLNSLQFWRKYQFCDEAVSDNLSINSNQIEGNKKYLKLIIENILFFGKQCLPLGANDQSISSINKGNFLELLEIRAKDKGEEMFRLMSSQVDFYNSTQIQSDIIEIIKTEMLQDIVNEINISSAFSIICDETTDSVTKEQLSICVRYPQKTSKSILIKERFLGFVNIEKMTGTHLHRNIKTYLQQIGVDFNKICGQSYDSTTNLRVKFNKIAAEFRKEEPRALYIHCYAHFLDLAVIRFCKEVKELRCALNTLSSLFNTIHMSGEMLANFQNIFKLSQNKTCKKHVSQSCWTVHDRTLLSVIDNLPEVIETLEFVSSHSSNTSLADELSDLLALVSKFEFIFCLKLLYRVLSVTGILSKELQSETIDIFSLSSKIEAILECLSSERNDVYFQTIWDGAEEICKKITSKGFEVEKPYLQRRRKIQKTIDLDNSDSMFPTSTEEQYKINIYYQGLDTVLQNLKLCFSEIDYCKMKQISELLFKWNEPLNEATAKHIQEFYQLDADIIPELRFYRHYAKLNFVIDYDSITFVNLGSLFIQHGLHNSIPCISKLLYIALSWPITSPTAENSFSILPRLKTYLFHNMGEEKFSGLALMAIEQELVNKLMEPERLNGIVEKFISQMKNI; encoded by the exons ATGAAAGGACAACCTTCAGATGGTGAACATAAGACAATGGCATTACAGCTGGAGCGGCTAGTTGAAATTAAGACAGAACCTGACAATACTcaa gaATATTGTCAAGCCCAACAACCCAAAACTCAGGAGAatgaactgaaaataaatactacaTTTTCAGACAGTG catCACAGTTGACTACAGGAGTTCAGCTTTCTCTGGCGTCATCTGGCATAAATAAAATGCTTCCTTCAGTTTCAACCACAACTGTTCAGGTTTCCTGTTGTGGTTGTAAAAAAATCCTCCAGAAGGGGCAAACTGCTTATCAGAGGAAAGGGTCTACTCAGCTTTTCTGCTCTACCCCTTGCATCATAGAACATATTTCATCTGCCAGTTCACCAGCTTCTGCCAAAAGAACTTGCTCAAACTGCACAAA agacatttTAAATCAGAAGGATATGATCAGTGTTCAGCTGGAAGATAATACTactagcaaacatttttgcagCCAGTCTTGTCTTTCCtcatatgaagaaaaaagaaaaccatttgtTACTGTGTGTACTAATAGCATTTTGACCAAGTGTAATATGTGTCAGAAGACAACCATT AAACCAGCCAAAATACTTACATCTTTTCCTTGCAAATCATTGAAGCCATCAGATGAAATGATTGAGATTACTAATGACTTGGGGAAGACAGAGATTTTCTGTTCTGTTAATTGTTTTTCTGCATATAATAAAGCTAAGGTGGAATCTTCTACAG caaatgTTTCCATGACACATGATACTTCAATGGAGCACCTTTCTCCAAAGAAAGATCCAATTCCAGTTATTAGCAATATAGTATCATTAGCAGATAATCCTGTTGCCTTGCCCATCATGGACATTGATGTCTTACAAG GTACAGTTTCTTCAGTAACGACAAATGTCATTACAGAC ATCTCTAAGAGTTCACCCAATGAATCAAGTAATGGTGTTGCTAATAGAGTGGAACAGCCAAGACTTTTGCCATCTTCATCAGTACTCAGTCAGCACACATTTGGTGCCAGTATAGAAGTACAGAAAGATAAAGTGTCAAACCAAGATCCTATGTGCAATATGAACTCTGTGAAAATAAGTGATGGACTGTGTCACCCAAAATTTACAGCCAAAGTACAAAAAGTTAAAGGTAAATCACAAAATACTAGGAAACCTTGGCATTCACCTTTTCAGCATGTGGAAAACAGTGTTAAAAAAGATATGACATTCTGTTATTCGTGTCAGTTGTTCTGCCAAAAAAATTTTAGCTATAGAGGAGAGTCATTTGTAACCCAAGGAACTTCTAATTGGAAAAAAACTCTGGAGAAATTCAGAAAGCATGAAAAAAGTGAAATGCATTTGAATTCATTGCAGTTTTGGAGGAAATACCAGTTTTGTGATGAAGCTGTTAGTGATAATTTATCTATTAATTCAAATCAGATTGAGGGAAATAAAAAGTACCTAAAgcttataatagaaaatattttattttttggaaagcaGTGTTTACCCTTAGGAGCAAATGACCAgtctatttcatccatcaataaaGGCAATTTTTTAGAATTGTTAGAAATCAGAGCAAAagataaaggagaagaaatgttTCGACTGATGAGTTCACAAGTTGACTTCTATAATAGTACACAAATTCAAAGTgatattattgaaataataaagaCTGAAATGTTAcaggatattgtgaatgagatCAATATCTCCTCAGCTTTTTCAATAATATGTGATGAGACAACTGATAGTGTCACAAAAGAGCAACTTTCAATTTGTGTAAGATACCCACAAAAAACATCAAAGTCTATCTTAATTAAAGAAAGATTCTTGGGTTTCGTCAATATTGAAAAGATGACTGGGACCCATTTACATAGGAATATCAAAACTTATCTGCAGCAAATTGGAGTcgattttaataaaatatgtggcCAGTCCTATGACAGTACCACTAATTTGAgggtaaaatttaataaaattgcaGCAGAATTCAGGAAAGAAGAGCCTAGAGCTTTATATATACATTGTTATGCACATTTTTTAGATTTAGCAGTAATTAGGTTTTGTAAAGAAGTAAAAGAACTCCGCTGTGCTCTAAATACTCTCAGTTCTTTGTTCAACACTATTCATATGTCTGGGGAAATGTTGgcaaattttcaaaacatttttaagctAAGTCAAAACAAGACATGCAAAAAACATGTATCACAGTCATGCTGGACAGTCCACGATCGTACATTGTTATCTGTGATTGACAATCTTCCAGAGGTTATTGAAACACTGGAGTTTGTATCAAGCCATTCCTCAAATACAAGTTTGGCTGATGAATTGAGTGACTTGTTGGCACTGGTTTCCAAATTTGAATTTATCTTTTGTTTGAAATTACTTTATCGAGTGTTAAGTGTTACAGGAATTCTTTCCAAAGAGCTTCAAAGTGAAACCATAgacattttttctttgtcttcaaaaATAGAAGCAATTTTGGAATGTTTATCATCTGAAAGAAATGATGTATATTTTCAAACTATCTGGGATGGAGCAGaggaaatatgtaaaaaaataaccAGTAAAGGTTTTGAAGTTGAAAAACCTTATCTTCAGAGAAGACgaaaaattcagaaaactatAGATCTTGACAATTCAGATAGTATGTTTCCTACTTCAACAGAAGAACAATATAAGATTAATATTTATTACCAAGGACTGGATACTGTATTAcaaaatttaaagttatgtttTTCAGAGATCGATTATTGCAAAATGAAGCAGATTTCAGAACTACTATTTAAATGGAACGAACCATTAAATGAAGCAACAGCCAAACATATTCAAGAATTTTATCAGCTTGATGCAGACATTATCCCTGAACTTAGATTTTATCGGCACTATGCAAAACTCAACTTTGTCATAGATTATGATTCCATCACCTTTGTCAATCTTGGCTCTTTGTTTATTCAGCATGGTCTTCATAATAGTATTCCTTGCATCTCAAAGTTGTTATATATTGCTTTGTCTTGGCCAATTACTTCACCAACTGCTGAAAACTCCTTTTCTATATTGCCTCgtcttaaaacatatttatttcataacatGGGAGAAGAGAAATTTAGTGGCCTTGCCCTAATGGCTATTGAGCAGGAATTAGTAAATAAACTAATGGAGCCTGAGAGACTTAATGGGATTGTAGAAAAGTTTATCagtcaaatgaaaaatatataa